One Festucalex cinctus isolate MCC-2025b chromosome 1, RoL_Fcin_1.0, whole genome shotgun sequence genomic region harbors:
- the septin12 gene encoding neuronal-specific septin-3 isoform X2 encodes MVEESAGDLNVEVPSLMEEREEKENGIMGEEQVAEDKSEAILASTVTENSGKEPTANGEEVHAEVEEKENEKGMEEGEMKKEVESEVEVQVCQTGPDLQMSFIHGSDLFGYVGIEAVLDQMRHKTMKAGFEFNIMVVGQSGLGKSTMVNTLFKSKVSRKSCTPNYEEKISRTVKLQSVSHMIEEKGVKMKLTVIDTPGFGDQINNENCWEPIEKYINEQYEKYLREELHVNRKRRIPDTRVHCCIYFLAATGHRLRPIDVEFMKRLGKIVSIVPVIAKADTLTIDERQEFKERIRQDLAGNGIRVYPQKEYDEDPEERFLNDRIRESIPFAVVGTDKEHQVNGNKVLGRKTKWGVIEVENVAHCEFANLRDLLIRSHLQDLKDVTHNIHYETYRIRRLNESNMNFIEEGLSTWPLENGTADKCESDSHL; translated from the exons AAAGTGCTGGAGATCTGAACGTCGAAGTACCTTCCCTGATGGAAGAGAGAGAGGAGAAGGAGAATGGCATCATGGGAGAAGAGCAAGTTGCAGAGGACAAGAGCGAAGCAATACTAGCGAGCACTGTAACCGAGAATTCCGGCAAAGAACCAACAGCAAACGGTGAGGAAGTCCATGCAGAGGTGGAGGAGAAGGAAAATGAGAAAGGAATGGAAGAAGGAGAGATGAAGAAAGAGGTGGAGTCAGAGGTGGAGGTGCAAGTGTGCCAAACTGGGCCGGACCTGCAGATGAGTTTCATCCATGGCAGTGACCTGTTTGGCTATGTGGGCATTGAGGCGGTGCTGGACCAGATGAGACACAAGACCATGAAAGCTGGCTTTGAGTTCAACATCATGGTGGTTG GTCAGAGTGGTCTGGGGAAATCTACCATGGTCAACACTCtcttcaagtctaaagtcagcaGAAAGTCCTGCACACCAAACTATGAGGAGAAAATCTCTCGAACAGTCAAGCTGCAGTCAGTGAGCCACA TGATTGAAGAGAAGGGAGTGAAGATGAAGCTGACAGTAATAGACACTCCAGGTTTTGGAGACCAGATCAACAATGAGAACTG TTGGGAGCCCATCGAGAAGTACATCAACGAGCAGTATGAGAAATACCTGCGAGAAGAGCTGCATGTCAACCGTAAGAGGAGAATACCTGACACCAGAGTCCATTGCTGCATCTACTTCCTGGCTGCAACAGGACACAG GTTACGCCCCATCGATGTGGAGTTCATGAAGCGCTTGGGAAAGATCGTAAGCATTGTGCCTGTCATTGCCAAAGCTGACACACTTACCATTGACGAGCGACAAGAGTTCAAGGAGAGG ATAAGGCAAGACTTAGCAGGAAACGGGATTCGTGTTTACCCCCAGAAAGAGTACGATGAGGATCCAGAGGAGCGCTTCCTCAATGACAGAATCAGG GAAAGTATTCCATTTGCGGTGGTGGGGACTGACAAGGAACACCAGGTGAACGGAAATAAGGTGTTGGGCCGGAAAACCAAGTGGGGAGTTATTGAAG TTGAAAACGTGGCACACTGTGAGTTTGCCAACCTGCGAGATCTCCTTATCAG GTCTCACCTGCAGGACCTGAAAGACGTGACACACAACATCCACTACGAGACATACCGCATACGACGGCTTAACGAGAGCAACATGAATTTCATCGAAGAAGGACTTTCCACTTGGCCGCTGGAAAACGGAACCGCTGACAAATGTGAATCCGACAGCCACCTCTGA
- the septin12 gene encoding neuronal-specific septin-3 isoform X3: protein MEEREEKENGIMGEEQVAEDKSEAILASTVTENSGKEPTANGEEVHAEVEEKENEKGMEEGEMKKEVESEVEVQVCQTGPDLQMSFIHGSDLFGYVGIEAVLDQMRHKTMKAGFEFNIMVVGQSGLGKSTMVNTLFKSKVSRKSCTPNYEEKISRTVKLQSVSHMIEEKGVKMKLTVIDTPGFGDQINNENCWEPIEKYINEQYEKYLREELHVNRKRRIPDTRVHCCIYFLAATGHRLRPIDVEFMKRLGKIVSIVPVIAKADTLTIDERQEFKERIRQDLAGNGIRVYPQKEYDEDPEERFLNDRIRESIPFAVVGTDKEHQVNGNKVLGRKTKWGVIEVENVAHCEFANLRDLLIRSHLQDLKDVTHNIHYETYRIRRLNESNMNFIEEGLSTWPLENGTADKCESDSHL from the exons ATGGAAGAGAGAGAGGAGAAGGAGAATGGCATCATGGGAGAAGAGCAAGTTGCAGAGGACAAGAGCGAAGCAATACTAGCGAGCACTGTAACCGAGAATTCCGGCAAAGAACCAACAGCAAACGGTGAGGAAGTCCATGCAGAGGTGGAGGAGAAGGAAAATGAGAAAGGAATGGAAGAAGGAGAGATGAAGAAAGAGGTGGAGTCAGAGGTGGAGGTGCAAGTGTGCCAAACTGGGCCGGACCTGCAGATGAGTTTCATCCATGGCAGTGACCTGTTTGGCTATGTGGGCATTGAGGCGGTGCTGGACCAGATGAGACACAAGACCATGAAAGCTGGCTTTGAGTTCAACATCATGGTGGTTG GTCAGAGTGGTCTGGGGAAATCTACCATGGTCAACACTCtcttcaagtctaaagtcagcaGAAAGTCCTGCACACCAAACTATGAGGAGAAAATCTCTCGAACAGTCAAGCTGCAGTCAGTGAGCCACA TGATTGAAGAGAAGGGAGTGAAGATGAAGCTGACAGTAATAGACACTCCAGGTTTTGGAGACCAGATCAACAATGAGAACTG TTGGGAGCCCATCGAGAAGTACATCAACGAGCAGTATGAGAAATACCTGCGAGAAGAGCTGCATGTCAACCGTAAGAGGAGAATACCTGACACCAGAGTCCATTGCTGCATCTACTTCCTGGCTGCAACAGGACACAG GTTACGCCCCATCGATGTGGAGTTCATGAAGCGCTTGGGAAAGATCGTAAGCATTGTGCCTGTCATTGCCAAAGCTGACACACTTACCATTGACGAGCGACAAGAGTTCAAGGAGAGG ATAAGGCAAGACTTAGCAGGAAACGGGATTCGTGTTTACCCCCAGAAAGAGTACGATGAGGATCCAGAGGAGCGCTTCCTCAATGACAGAATCAGG GAAAGTATTCCATTTGCGGTGGTGGGGACTGACAAGGAACACCAGGTGAACGGAAATAAGGTGTTGGGCCGGAAAACCAAGTGGGGAGTTATTGAAG TTGAAAACGTGGCACACTGTGAGTTTGCCAACCTGCGAGATCTCCTTATCAG GTCTCACCTGCAGGACCTGAAAGACGTGACACACAACATCCACTACGAGACATACCGCATACGACGGCTTAACGAGAGCAACATGAATTTCATCGAAGAAGGACTTTCCACTTGGCCGCTGGAAAACGGAACCGCTGACAAATGTGAATCCGACAGCCACCTCTGA
- the mettl22 gene encoding methyltransferase-like protein 22 isoform X1, translating into MNQIIFQHDCVLSDVHMFLPNSRHLMTRLNNVGQPVYISKFKLLSNAEKQERNDEATRANHDSETHIPQESDEEEGRDRNVEAALDEDGDLDVTHRPRNNPAGDNCREVVCPVILKQSHNHALQNEESTDEEIDEEADDIIRIEHTMATPLEDVGKQVWRGALLLADFILSNRLMFQGATVVELGAGAGLTSIIMATLAKRVYCTDVGEDLLSMCQRNITSNEHMIEHAGGEVRVRQLDWLRSDICTDPDVELSWTEEEVADIHDNASFIIAADVCYDDELTDGFFRTLYRLCNNFAHACTVFISIEKRFNFTLRQMDVSCDAYNHFQHCLSQLEELEDGQCSYTVQQLPCTFPQFLQYERIEQLELWKVTANRVPSDQAQSNSEPCTGTS; encoded by the exons ATGAACCAGATCATCTTTCAACATGATTGTGTGCTGTCAGATGTTCACATGTTCCTGCCGAACAGCCGCCACCTAATGACACGCCTTAACAATGTTGGACAGCCTG TCTACATCTCTAAATTCAAGTTGTTGTCCAATGCTGAAAAGCAGGAGAGGAATGATGAGGCCACAAGGGCAAACCATGACAGCGAAACACATATTCCGCAAGAAAGTGATGAAGAGGAGGGTCGTGACAGAAACGTAGAAGCAGCTTTGGATGAAGATGGAGATCTTGACGTCACACATCG aCCTCGGAATAATCCTGCAGGGGATAACTGCAGGGAAGTGGTGTGTCCCGTCATTCTCAAACAATCACATAATCACGCACTACAAAATGAAGAAAGTACAGATGAGGAGATAGATGAGGAGGCAGATGACATTATACGCATCG agcaTACTATGGCAACGCCCCTGGAGGATGTTGGCAAACAG GTTTGGAGAGGAGCATTACTCTTGGCCGACTTCATCCTCTCGAATCGGCTCATGTTCCAAGGGGCAACAGTTGTGGAGTTAGGAGCTGGTGCCGGTTTAACCAGCATCATCATGGCCACTTTAGCCAAGCGAGTGTACTGCACAG acGTCGGCGAGGACCTTTTAAGCATGTGCCAGAGAAATATAACTTCAAATGAACACATGATTGAGCATGCAG GTGGTGAAGTGAGAGTGAGACAGTTGGATTGGCTCCGATCTGACATTTGTACAG ATCCCGATGTGGAACTGAGCTGGACAGAGGAGGAAGTAGCTGATATACATGACAATGCCAGTTTCATCATTGCTGCTGATG TTTGCTACGATGACGAGCTGACAGATGGCTTCTTTCGAACGCTGTACCGACTGTGCAATAACTTTGCTCATGCCTGCACCGTCTTTATTTCCATTGAAAAAAG GTTCAACTTCACCCTGCGGCAAATGGATGTATCCTGCGACGCCTACAATCATTTCCAACACTGCCTGTCCcagctggaggagctggagGATGGACAATGCAGCTACACAGTCCAACAGCTCCCTTGCACCTTCCCACAGTTTCTTCAGTATGAACGTATTGAGCAACTG GAGCTGTGGAAGGTGACTGCCAATAGAGTTCCATCTGACCAAGCCCAGTCCAATTCTGAGCCGTGTACCGGTACATCTTGA
- the mettl22 gene encoding methyltransferase-like protein 22 isoform X2, protein MLDSLERNDEATRANHDSETHIPQESDEEEGRDRNVEAALDEDGDLDVTHRPRNNPAGDNCREVVCPVILKQSHNHALQNEESTDEEIDEEADDIIRIEHTMATPLEDVGKQVWRGALLLADFILSNRLMFQGATVVELGAGAGLTSIIMATLAKRVYCTDVGEDLLSMCQRNITSNEHMIEHAGGEVRVRQLDWLRSDICTDPDVELSWTEEEVADIHDNASFIIAADVCYDDELTDGFFRTLYRLCNNFAHACTVFISIEKRFNFTLRQMDVSCDAYNHFQHCLSQLEELEDGQCSYTVQQLPCTFPQFLQYERIEQLELWKVTANRVPSDQAQSNSEPCTGTS, encoded by the exons ATGTTGGACAGCCTG GAGAGGAATGATGAGGCCACAAGGGCAAACCATGACAGCGAAACACATATTCCGCAAGAAAGTGATGAAGAGGAGGGTCGTGACAGAAACGTAGAAGCAGCTTTGGATGAAGATGGAGATCTTGACGTCACACATCG aCCTCGGAATAATCCTGCAGGGGATAACTGCAGGGAAGTGGTGTGTCCCGTCATTCTCAAACAATCACATAATCACGCACTACAAAATGAAGAAAGTACAGATGAGGAGATAGATGAGGAGGCAGATGACATTATACGCATCG agcaTACTATGGCAACGCCCCTGGAGGATGTTGGCAAACAG GTTTGGAGAGGAGCATTACTCTTGGCCGACTTCATCCTCTCGAATCGGCTCATGTTCCAAGGGGCAACAGTTGTGGAGTTAGGAGCTGGTGCCGGTTTAACCAGCATCATCATGGCCACTTTAGCCAAGCGAGTGTACTGCACAG acGTCGGCGAGGACCTTTTAAGCATGTGCCAGAGAAATATAACTTCAAATGAACACATGATTGAGCATGCAG GTGGTGAAGTGAGAGTGAGACAGTTGGATTGGCTCCGATCTGACATTTGTACAG ATCCCGATGTGGAACTGAGCTGGACAGAGGAGGAAGTAGCTGATATACATGACAATGCCAGTTTCATCATTGCTGCTGATG TTTGCTACGATGACGAGCTGACAGATGGCTTCTTTCGAACGCTGTACCGACTGTGCAATAACTTTGCTCATGCCTGCACCGTCTTTATTTCCATTGAAAAAAG GTTCAACTTCACCCTGCGGCAAATGGATGTATCCTGCGACGCCTACAATCATTTCCAACACTGCCTGTCCcagctggaggagctggagGATGGACAATGCAGCTACACAGTCCAACAGCTCCCTTGCACCTTCCCACAGTTTCTTCAGTATGAACGTATTGAGCAACTG GAGCTGTGGAAGGTGACTGCCAATAGAGTTCCATCTGACCAAGCCCAGTCCAATTCTGAGCCGTGTACCGGTACATCTTGA